The Nocardia sp. XZ_19_385 genome window below encodes:
- a CDS encoding acyl-CoA carboxylase subunit beta, with product MSVTRDKLDHLRDILELAAEPAGETGIAKRKSKGIPSARERVQMLLDAGSFIELGALVRKPGGGEAMYGDGVVTGRGYIDGRPVVVISHDQTVYGGSVSEMFGRKVGAAMEFAFNNACPVVCINDSGGARIQDGVTSLAWYANMCRWQEDLSGFVPMVAIMLGKCAAGSVYGPINMDVLVATEDSYMFVTGPEVIKAVTGSEVTAEELGGAEALQTNGTVHHVAQTEQAAFEWAREYLSYLPTSCLEQPPVLNPGLEPELTDSDRELDRFMPDSDKVGYDMHDILLRIFDDGAFHELAAGSAQNLITGFARVDGRPVGVVANQPLVLGGALDAACSDKAAHFIRLCDAFHVPLIYVVDTPGVLPGVDEERNHVIKRGGRMFRALIEATVPIVTIVTRKAYGGGYAVMGCKQLGADISFAWPTARLAVMGAESMVSIVGRKQLAVTPPDQRETVRGQMIDFYNATVATPWTAAERGYIDAVIEPSQTRLEIRKALRLLRDKTATRRSNPRKHNLFPM from the coding sequence GTGAGCGTTACGCGAGACAAGCTGGATCATCTCCGGGACATCCTGGAGCTCGCCGCCGAACCCGCGGGCGAGACCGGCATCGCGAAACGCAAATCCAAAGGCATACCCAGCGCCCGCGAGCGGGTGCAGATGCTGCTCGACGCCGGTTCGTTCATCGAATTGGGCGCGCTGGTGCGCAAGCCCGGCGGGGGCGAGGCGATGTACGGCGACGGCGTGGTGACCGGCCGCGGCTACATCGACGGCCGCCCGGTCGTGGTGATCTCGCACGATCAGACGGTCTACGGCGGCTCGGTCAGCGAGATGTTCGGCCGCAAGGTCGGCGCCGCCATGGAGTTCGCCTTCAACAACGCCTGCCCGGTGGTCTGCATCAACGACTCCGGCGGGGCCCGCATCCAGGACGGCGTCACCTCGCTGGCCTGGTACGCCAATATGTGCCGCTGGCAGGAGGACCTGTCCGGCTTCGTGCCGATGGTGGCGATCATGCTCGGCAAATGCGCGGCGGGCTCGGTGTACGGGCCCATCAATATGGACGTCCTGGTCGCCACCGAGGACTCCTATATGTTCGTGACCGGCCCGGAGGTGATCAAGGCCGTCACCGGCTCCGAGGTCACCGCCGAGGAGCTCGGCGGCGCCGAGGCGCTGCAGACCAACGGCACCGTGCACCATGTCGCGCAGACCGAGCAGGCGGCCTTCGAGTGGGCCCGCGAGTACCTCAGCTACCTGCCGACCAGCTGCCTGGAGCAGCCGCCGGTGCTCAATCCCGGCCTGGAACCCGAACTCACCGACTCCGACCGCGAGCTGGACCGGTTCATGCCGGACTCGGACAAGGTCGGCTACGACATGCACGACATCCTGCTGCGCATCTTCGACGACGGCGCGTTCCACGAACTCGCCGCCGGCAGCGCACAGAACCTCATCACCGGCTTCGCGCGGGTGGACGGGCGGCCGGTCGGCGTGGTCGCCAACCAGCCGCTGGTGCTCGGTGGCGCGCTGGACGCCGCATGCTCGGACAAGGCCGCCCACTTCATCCGGCTGTGCGACGCCTTCCACGTGCCACTGATCTATGTGGTCGACACTCCGGGCGTGCTGCCGGGTGTCGACGAGGAACGCAACCACGTCATCAAGCGCGGCGGCCGGATGTTCCGCGCGCTGATCGAGGCGACCGTGCCGATCGTGACCATCGTGACCCGCAAGGCCTACGGCGGTGGCTACGCGGTGATGGGCTGCAAGCAGCTCGGCGCGGATATCAGCTTCGCCTGGCCCACCGCACGACTGGCGGTGATGGGCGCGGAATCCATGGTGAGCATCGTGGGCCGCAAGCAGCTGGCGGTGACGCCGCCGGATCAGCGCGAGACGGTGCGCGGTCAGATGATCGACTTCTACAACGCCACGGTGGCGACCCCGTGGACAGCGGCCGAGCGCGGATACATCGACGCCGTCATCGAGCCGTCGCAGACCCGGCTGGAGATTCGCAAGGCGTTGCGGCTGCTGCGCGACAAGACCGCGACCCGCCGGTCGAACCCGCGCAAGCACAATCTGTTTCCGATGTGA
- a CDS encoding YdcF family protein — translation MLDSFTLRNHPALCVAAGLAGATAVLLSAPATYAQNSGSAITDPVPSTSTQLGFRGPGTAIVVLGYGLLPDGEMRPELIARLHTGFVQALLAPAAPIIVTGGNPRNGVTEAGAMAGWLVAHGIPADRIHLESDATCTLENAAHSARIMREIGARDAVVVTSADHIDRADGDFTAAGVAVSGTLTPEQIPLLALPFGPA, via the coding sequence ATGCTCGACTCGTTCACCCTGCGCAACCACCCGGCGCTGTGCGTCGCCGCCGGCCTGGCGGGCGCGACGGCGGTACTGCTGAGTGCCCCGGCCACCTACGCCCAGAACTCCGGTTCGGCGATCACCGATCCCGTGCCCAGCACCTCGACCCAGCTCGGGTTCCGTGGACCCGGAACCGCGATCGTCGTCCTCGGCTACGGCCTGCTGCCCGACGGCGAGATGCGCCCGGAGCTGATCGCCCGCCTGCACACCGGATTCGTGCAGGCGCTGCTGGCGCCGGCCGCGCCGATCATCGTGACCGGCGGCAATCCGCGCAACGGCGTGACCGAGGCGGGTGCGATGGCGGGCTGGCTCGTCGCCCACGGCATTCCGGCCGACCGGATCCACCTGGAGTCCGACGCCACCTGCACCCTGGAGAACGCCGCGCATTCGGCCCGGATCATGCGCGAGATCGGCGCCCGGGACGCGGTGGTGGTCACCTCCGCCGACCACATCGACCGCGCGGACGGTGATTTCACCGCCGCCGGGGTCGCCGTGAGCGGCACCCTGACCCCGGAGCAGATCCCGCTGCTGGCCCTGCCCTTCGGCCCGGCGTGA
- a CDS encoding triacylglycerol lipase: MKRSTCGRSARWKGTGAAVVMGVSVLAMSFAGVPAQAQPEPAPTEQTLAEYIRAGLKVQPVADSGSGLGSSCNSGSGAGSGNGSGDCYGGSGSSSGSAGGYASDTVGYGPPMTSWLGAFGHGLLNPDVAPPGTNDWNCKPTEANPRPVIALHGTWMNAYNGFAYMGQPMKDAGFCVFTFNYGRSNLLEGGGLGSVLPGVMGTGYIQDSAKQVATFVDRVLAATGAEEVDIVAHSQGGSMANWYTKFEGGAAKVKNLVTYGATHHGTSLVGIGALGRAINNLGIDILGFIEIFVGHAGIQQTIGSDFVNKLNADGDTVPGVDYTIVATRYDEVTNPYDLTFLKPGPGAQVSNILLQDGCEQDLSDHLTIMYSPRALSIALRALDPAGHPQLACTFNPWLIGGGGSL, encoded by the coding sequence ATGAAACGAAGTACCTGCGGCCGCTCGGCCCGTTGGAAAGGGACCGGCGCCGCGGTGGTGATGGGCGTCTCCGTCCTCGCCATGAGCTTTGCCGGCGTTCCGGCGCAAGCGCAGCCGGAACCCGCGCCCACCGAGCAGACTCTGGCCGAATACATCCGGGCGGGCCTGAAGGTGCAGCCCGTCGCCGATTCGGGCAGCGGTCTCGGTTCGTCCTGCAACTCCGGCAGCGGCGCCGGCTCGGGCAACGGCTCCGGCGACTGCTACGGCGGTTCCGGCTCCAGCTCCGGCTCGGCCGGCGGATACGCAAGCGACACGGTCGGTTACGGCCCGCCCATGACGTCCTGGCTGGGCGCGTTCGGCCACGGCCTGCTCAACCCGGACGTCGCGCCGCCGGGCACCAACGATTGGAACTGCAAACCGACCGAGGCGAATCCGCGGCCGGTGATCGCGCTGCACGGCACTTGGATGAACGCCTACAACGGTTTCGCCTACATGGGCCAGCCGATGAAGGACGCCGGCTTCTGTGTGTTCACCTTCAACTACGGCCGCTCGAACCTGCTCGAGGGCGGCGGCCTGGGCTCGGTGCTGCCCGGCGTGATGGGTACCGGCTACATCCAGGATTCGGCGAAACAGGTTGCCACCTTCGTGGATCGGGTGCTGGCCGCGACCGGGGCCGAGGAGGTCGACATCGTCGCGCACTCCCAGGGCGGCTCGATGGCGAACTGGTACACCAAGTTCGAGGGCGGCGCGGCCAAGGTGAAGAACCTCGTCACCTACGGCGCCACCCACCACGGCACCAGCCTGGTCGGCATCGGCGCGCTGGGCCGGGCGATCAACAACCTCGGTATCGACATCCTCGGGTTCATCGAGATCTTCGTCGGGCATGCGGGCATCCAGCAGACCATCGGCTCGGATTTCGTGAACAAGCTCAATGCCGACGGCGACACCGTCCCCGGGGTCGACTACACCATCGTCGCTACCCGCTACGACGAAGTGACCAACCCCTACGATCTGACGTTCCTGAAGCCGGGTCCCGGCGCGCAGGTCAGCAACATCCTGCTGCAGGACGGGTGTGAGCAGGACCTGTCGGACCATCTGACGATCATGTACTCGCCGCGGGCGCTGTCCATCGCGCTGCGGGCTCTGGACCCGGCGGGTCATCCGCAGCTGGCGTGCACGTTCAATCCGTGGCTGATCGGGGGTGGTGGCTCCCTGTAG
- a CDS encoding MaoC family dehydratase N-terminal domain-containing protein codes for MSDLAAAFAHAGAPVTLRNFPAASYRVTRERIREFALAVHDFHPAHWRDSAAAALGFPALIAPPTFGSVILTQAQREILDSLVPGYDPDRILHADQVLDPVRPLVAGDRLTCRAYFESFRHFAAYDVLAIKTVLTDQRGAVVQTGSTALLARTGDGAPGPARQATLNPVRPATLARPVSLRMPRTTVDFDALTVGSELPAQVIDLTRTDLNRYSRVLGGPADRPAVIAPGMLKLGLAAGYLSAWSGDPSAVLRFRAQFAHYTHGLRIPVDTPCPIEFRGRITSKDPRRRKATVALDARAEGRRLFGYAAAEMRFPGAAL; via the coding sequence ATGAGTGATCTCGCCGCCGCATTCGCCCACGCGGGCGCACCGGTGACCCTGCGGAACTTTCCGGCCGCCAGCTACCGGGTGACCCGGGAACGTATTCGCGAATTCGCCCTCGCCGTCCATGATTTCCATCCGGCGCACTGGCGCGACAGCGCCGCGGCCGCGCTCGGTTTCCCGGCACTGATCGCGCCGCCGACTTTCGGATCGGTAATTCTGACCCAGGCCCAGCGCGAAATTCTGGATTCCCTGGTGCCCGGCTACGACCCGGATCGAATTCTGCACGCCGATCAGGTGCTCGATCCGGTGCGGCCCTTGGTCGCGGGTGACCGGCTGACCTGTCGCGCCTATTTCGAATCGTTCCGGCATTTCGCCGCCTATGACGTGCTGGCGATCAAAACCGTACTCACCGATCAGCGTGGCGCGGTGGTGCAGACCGGCTCCACGGCGCTCCTCGCCCGCACCGGTGACGGCGCACCGGGCCCGGCCCGGCAAGCCACCCTGAATCCGGTCCGTCCCGCGACGCTCGCACGCCCGGTTTCGCTTCGAATGCCGCGCACCACAGTGGATTTCGACGCGCTGACGGTCGGCTCGGAACTGCCCGCACAGGTCATCGATCTGACCCGCACCGATCTGAATCGCTACTCGCGAGTGCTCGGCGGTCCCGCGGATCGCCCGGCCGTCATCGCCCCGGGCATGCTCAAACTCGGTCTCGCGGCCGGATATCTGAGCGCCTGGTCCGGCGACCCCTCCGCCGTGCTGCGGTTCCGCGCCCAGTTCGCGCATTACACGCATGGTCTGCGGATTCCGGTGGACACGCCGTGCCCGATCGAGTTCCGCGGTCGGATCACTTCCAAGGACCCGCGCCGCCGCAAGGCCACCGTGGCCCTCGACGCCCGCGCCGAGGGGCGCCGGCTCTTCGGTTACGCGGCAGCGGAAATGCGCTTCCCCGGTGCGGCGCTATAG
- a CDS encoding condensation domain-containing protein — protein sequence MVSFGLIEEWEPAPGRLVSWHASPESVARAARAPAHPAPPSHQQEAYLRLADRHAEADFRYSGLCVVTAEVPDRLDRAAMTRAITAFLLRHDTFRTWFALESGGTVQRHLVPPEAVEFTPVEHGEADNAEALRQHVQKTTPGPFQWDCFTFGAIEHEASTTVYLAVDHLHTDGVAQYLSCFDLAHLYGREMGWDDIPELPAPASYLDYCTRERKYSAALTPATPAVRKWLELLRGNDGDLPSFPLDLGKQTDGYNRSAHLTVPLFDEDAAQRFEHLCQENGAEFPGGIFAAAALAERELTGSDYYFGMTPISTRTSVAEIASVGWYVTLVPIAFPVSATATLARTLAGAQRAYTNGLRLLTVSHHRILELAPEAGIDLSPDWSTPMISYVDARDFDGNEFFDIARGGIYANRAATEEVLMWINRFPSGTSLSVIFPDTPIAHESVNRYVAKLKSVFLDSIGA from the coding sequence ATGGTCAGTTTCGGCCTGATCGAAGAATGGGAACCGGCTCCGGGCCGGCTGGTCAGCTGGCACGCGTCACCGGAATCGGTGGCCCGGGCCGCGCGGGCCCCGGCGCACCCGGCGCCGCCTTCGCACCAGCAGGAGGCCTACCTCCGGCTGGCCGATCGCCACGCCGAGGCGGACTTCCGCTACTCCGGGCTGTGCGTGGTCACCGCCGAGGTACCCGACCGCCTGGACCGGGCGGCGATGACACGCGCGATCACCGCGTTCCTGCTGCGGCACGACACCTTTCGCACCTGGTTCGCCCTCGAGTCCGGCGGGACGGTCCAGCGGCATCTGGTGCCGCCCGAAGCGGTCGAGTTCACCCCCGTCGAACACGGTGAGGCCGACAACGCCGAAGCCCTGCGCCAGCACGTGCAGAAGACCACCCCGGGCCCGTTCCAATGGGACTGCTTCACCTTCGGGGCGATCGAGCACGAGGCCTCGACCACGGTCTATCTGGCGGTCGATCACCTGCACACCGACGGTGTCGCCCAATACCTCTCGTGTTTCGACCTCGCGCACCTCTACGGCCGCGAGATGGGCTGGGACGACATCCCGGAGCTTCCCGCGCCGGCCAGCTACCTCGACTACTGCACGCGCGAACGCAAGTACTCCGCCGCCCTGACCCCGGCCACACCCGCGGTCCGCAAATGGCTCGAGCTGCTGCGCGGCAACGACGGCGACTTGCCGTCCTTCCCACTGGATCTCGGCAAACAAACAGACGGCTACAACCGCAGCGCACACCTGACCGTGCCACTGTTCGACGAGGACGCCGCCCAGCGCTTCGAGCACCTCTGCCAGGAGAACGGCGCCGAATTCCCCGGCGGCATCTTCGCCGCCGCGGCCCTGGCCGAACGCGAACTCACCGGCAGCGACTACTACTTCGGCATGACCCCGATCAGCACTCGGACCTCCGTCGCGGAGATCGCCTCGGTCGGCTGGTACGTCACGCTCGTGCCGATCGCCTTCCCGGTAAGCGCCACCGCGACGCTCGCACGCACTCTCGCCGGGGCACAACGCGCCTATACCAACGGATTACGGCTACTGACGGTGTCGCATCACCGCATCCTGGAACTGGCGCCGGAAGCCGGAATCGATCTGAGCCCGGACTGGTCCACCCCGATGATCTCCTACGTCGATGCCCGCGACTTCGATGGCAACGAGTTCTTCGATATCGCGCGCGGCGGCATCTACGCCAACCGCGCCGCTACCGAGGAGGTGCTGATGTGGATCAACCGGTTCCCCTCGGGCACCTCGCTCAGCGTGATCTTCCCCGACACACCCATCGCGCACGAGTCGGTGAATCGCTATGTCGCCAAGCTGAAATCGGTCTTCCTGGACAGCATCGGCGCATAG
- a CDS encoding alpha/beta hydrolase family protein has product MNRRVPQTAAAILAIAAVAAAPVIAEVRAQPNNPILDQIATPTPPPPVDPKMTRTGLLRTEPVGPRRERLHIASAAMRRVITVDVLRGSGDGPRPVLYLLDGVDGDPTSGWITKGRAAEFFADKPVDVVLTSGGTGSMYSDWVRHDTALGLNRWETFLTEELPPIVESLLRSNGKRAIAGVSMGAQAAMMLTQRHPGLYRAVAGMSGCYSTADPLGHAVTTITVASRGGNVENLWGPPSSPEWAAHDSLLGAEKLRGTEIYLSASSGAPTAADLVAIANAPSIVDALRMAGGGTALEAGARQCTERFAARLSELEIPATVEYSPQGMHTWPDFEAQLPRAWRVLATALGL; this is encoded by the coding sequence ATGAACAGACGCGTACCCCAGACAGCCGCGGCGATCCTGGCCATCGCCGCGGTTGCCGCCGCGCCGGTGATCGCGGAAGTCCGTGCGCAGCCGAACAATCCGATCTTGGACCAGATCGCCACGCCGACTCCGCCGCCGCCGGTCGACCCCAAGATGACCCGCACCGGCCTGCTGCGCACCGAACCGGTCGGTCCGCGCCGGGAACGCCTGCACATCGCGTCCGCGGCCATGCGCCGCGTCATCACCGTGGATGTACTGCGCGGCAGCGGCGACGGCCCGCGTCCGGTGCTCTACCTGCTCGACGGCGTCGACGGCGATCCCACCTCCGGCTGGATCACCAAGGGCCGCGCGGCGGAGTTCTTCGCCGACAAGCCCGTCGACGTGGTGCTGACCAGCGGCGGTACCGGCAGCATGTACTCCGACTGGGTGCGCCACGATACGGCGCTGGGGTTGAACCGGTGGGAAACCTTCCTCACCGAAGAGCTCCCGCCCATCGTGGAATCGCTGCTGCGCTCGAACGGGAAACGCGCCATCGCGGGTGTCTCGATGGGCGCGCAGGCCGCGATGATGCTGACCCAGCGCCATCCCGGCCTGTACCGGGCGGTGGCCGGAATGAGCGGCTGCTATTCCACCGCGGATCCGCTCGGCCACGCCGTCACCACGATCACCGTCGCCTCGCGCGGCGGGAACGTGGAAAACCTGTGGGGCCCACCGAGTTCCCCGGAATGGGCGGCACACGACTCCTTGCTGGGCGCCGAAAAGCTGCGGGGCACAGAGATTTACCTCTCGGCTTCCAGTGGCGCGCCGACGGCCGCGGACCTGGTCGCCATCGCGAACGCACCCTCCATCGTCGACGCGCTGCGCATGGCGGGCGGCGGTACGGCGCTGGAAGCCGGTGCGCGCCAGTGCACCGAGCGGTTCGCGGCGCGCCTGTCCGAGCTGGAAATCCCTGCCACCGTGGAGTATTCGCCCCAGGGCATGCACACCTGGCCGGACTTCGAGGCGCAGCTGCCGCGCGCGTGGCGGGTGCTCGCCACGGCGCTCGGCCTATAG
- a CDS encoding acyl-ACP desaturase, with translation MPTSLTDLDILRELEPTAEGLLEDHLRKAKAWNPHDYVPWDDGRNFAALGGIDWEPEQSQLSEVARVAMVTNLLTEDNLPSYHREISESFSLDGVWGTWVGRWTAEENRHGIVLRDYLVVTRAVDPVALEQARMAHMTTGVAKPVKGPQFLRSVAYVTLQELATRISHRNTGIACAEPIAEAMLQRIAGDENLHMIFYRNLSAAALDLAPNEMLRAITDIVTRFQMPGLTQPNFRRNAVLLAKRGIYDLRQHLDVVVRPVLRAWNVFERDDLTDDGERARDELHAYLEELDVKARRFEEQRDRAAARERQRAAATV, from the coding sequence GTGCCGACCAGCTTGACCGATCTCGACATCCTGCGGGAACTCGAACCAACCGCCGAAGGCCTGCTCGAGGACCACTTGCGCAAGGCCAAGGCCTGGAACCCGCACGACTATGTACCCTGGGACGACGGGCGCAATTTCGCCGCACTCGGCGGAATCGACTGGGAGCCGGAGCAATCGCAATTATCGGAGGTGGCGCGGGTCGCGATGGTGACAAACCTCCTCACCGAGGACAACCTGCCGTCCTATCACCGGGAGATCTCGGAATCGTTTTCCCTGGACGGTGTCTGGGGCACCTGGGTCGGTCGTTGGACCGCCGAGGAGAATCGGCACGGTATCGTCCTGCGGGACTATCTGGTGGTAACCCGGGCGGTCGATCCGGTAGCGTTGGAGCAGGCTCGCATGGCGCATATGACCACCGGCGTCGCGAAACCTGTGAAAGGGCCGCAGTTTCTGCGTTCGGTGGCCTATGTGACCTTGCAGGAGCTGGCCACTCGGATCAGTCACCGCAATACCGGAATCGCCTGTGCCGAACCCATCGCGGAAGCTATGCTGCAGCGGATCGCGGGGGACGAGAACTTGCATATGATCTTTTATCGGAACCTCAGCGCCGCGGCGCTGGACCTGGCACCGAACGAGATGCTGCGTGCCATCACCGATATCGTCACGCGCTTCCAGATGCCCGGCCTCACCCAGCCCAACTTCCGGCGCAACGCCGTCCTGCTGGCCAAACGCGGCATCTACGATCTGCGCCAGCATCTCGATGTGGTGGTCCGCCCGGTGCTGCGGGCCTGGAATGTCTTCGAGCGCGACGATCTGACCGATGACGGCGAACGGGCGCGCGACGAACTGCACGCCTACCTGGAAGAACTGGACGTGAAGGCCCGCCGGTTCGAGGAGCAGCGCGACCGCGCCGCCGCCAGGGAAAGACAGCGGGCCGCCGCCACCGTATGA
- a CDS encoding alpha/beta hydrolase family protein encodes MRAIAVAAVSIALLVCSPGSGVATPGEPAEPVPARAFSAARPAPNGSHLIAAVQGAGRVVDLTVHSAAMARPVTVAVLPAADPSRPAPVLYLLNGVDGGNDDRRWTEGSNWLTKTDAAQFFSDKQVTVVILMGGQGSFYADWLADDPVLGRQRWTTFLTRELPPIVDTAFSGTGANAVAGLSMASGAGFRLALAAPGLYRAIGSYSGCIRTSDARGQAMVDAVVAARLGNALNMWGPPAHPAWAANDPYLHAEKLRGTTIYVTTGTGLPGPLDTLGAPGIDFNPIKLVDQLLIGGVLDAVTQRCTEQLRDRFAELAIPATFDFRPSGTHSWGYWQQDLHNSWPLFAAAIGA; translated from the coding sequence ATGCGAGCCATTGCGGTCGCTGCCGTTTCGATTGCCCTGCTTGTCTGTTCGCCCGGCTCCGGGGTCGCGACGCCCGGTGAGCCCGCCGAACCTGTTCCGGCGCGGGCGTTCTCGGCCGCGCGGCCCGCGCCGAACGGGTCGCATCTGATCGCCGCCGTGCAGGGCGCGGGGCGGGTGGTCGATCTGACCGTGCATTCGGCGGCGATGGCGCGTCCGGTGACGGTGGCGGTGCTGCCCGCGGCGGATCCGTCGCGGCCCGCGCCGGTGCTGTACCTGCTCAACGGCGTCGACGGCGGCAACGACGACCGGCGGTGGACCGAGGGCAGCAACTGGCTCACCAAAACCGATGCCGCACAGTTCTTCTCGGACAAACAGGTCACCGTGGTGATCCTGATGGGCGGGCAGGGCAGTTTCTACGCCGACTGGCTGGCCGACGACCCGGTGCTCGGCCGGCAACGCTGGACGACGTTCCTGACCCGGGAGCTGCCGCCCATCGTGGACACCGCGTTCAGCGGCACGGGCGCGAATGCCGTTGCGGGACTGTCGATGGCCAGCGGCGCCGGGTTCCGGCTCGCGCTGGCCGCGCCGGGGTTGTATCGCGCGATCGGGTCCTACAGCGGTTGCATCCGCACCAGCGATGCGCGGGGTCAGGCGATGGTGGATGCCGTGGTCGCCGCGCGCCTCGGCAACGCACTGAACATGTGGGGGCCGCCCGCCCACCCCGCCTGGGCCGCGAACGACCCCTACCTGCACGCCGAGAAACTGCGTGGCACAACGATCTATGTCACTACCGGCACCGGGCTGCCGGGTCCGCTCGACACCCTGGGCGCGCCCGGAATCGATTTCAACCCGATCAAGCTGGTCGACCAGCTGCTGATCGGCGGTGTGCTGGACGCGGTGACTCAGCGATGTACCGAGCAACTACGGGATCGGTTCGCGGAGTTGGCGATTCCCGCCACCTTCGACTTTCGGCCGAGCGGCACGCACTCCTGGGGCTACTGGCAGCAGGACCTGCACAACTCCTGGCCGCTGTTCGCGGCCGCGATCGGAGCGTGA
- a CDS encoding glycosyltransferase family 39 protein, translated as MRERAAPGRGRLFATGRHRAVDPLPPFAWWEVSAITLVAGALLFVRLDRYDFGGDELYFIGAGHHPAVSYADQGPLVPLLSAFTDNLAPGSTMVLRLPALLMTLAAIVLSALIAREFRGRRGPQTLAALAYAVTPAAVLQSAMLSTYALDATLTALVSWLFIRWVRTHSDYLLVLAGAVAALDFQVKWLIPIVWAAVALGFALLGPREVFRRPAWWIGSGLLAVSTVPAALWQHANDWPQLAMGAIIRDEQLAAGAMTTMPWQVVLLTGPIGVLLLAGLWAGFRSPRIEPYRFLIPVVALGMAGVIGSGLRPYYMVSAFPGLLAAGTVYLADVRVPRRVRTAGVVLTATATALCVTAVIALPLPQSEMRRPTDRYSQFEWRSRLYGPSGWKELVKGVDDAYRQVPTEHLPGLVLLTQNYWQAAALDHYGPRLGFPAVYSTNRGYAYFAPPPDSVTTILYVGTDHPETALGLDFAETAELVRLDDRLGYPGVNRHVSVWKCRNPSTPWSAAWPGMRRLPLIDGTTR; from the coding sequence ATGAGGGAACGGGCTGCCCCCGGGCGGGGGCGATTATTCGCCACCGGGCGCCACCGCGCCGTCGACCCGCTGCCGCCGTTCGCGTGGTGGGAGGTCTCGGCGATCACCCTCGTCGCGGGTGCGCTGTTGTTCGTGCGGCTCGATCGCTACGACTTCGGCGGGGACGAACTGTATTTCATCGGCGCGGGCCATCATCCGGCCGTGAGCTACGCCGATCAAGGCCCGCTGGTGCCGCTGCTGTCGGCGTTCACGGACAACCTCGCGCCGGGATCCACGATGGTCTTGCGCCTGCCCGCCCTCCTGATGACGCTCGCCGCGATCGTGTTGAGCGCCCTCATCGCCCGCGAATTCCGCGGCCGCCGGGGCCCGCAGACGCTGGCCGCCCTGGCCTACGCGGTGACACCGGCCGCCGTCCTGCAATCGGCAATGCTGAGCACCTACGCCCTCGACGCGACCCTCACCGCACTGGTCAGCTGGCTGTTCATCCGGTGGGTGCGGACGCACAGCGACTACCTGCTGGTGCTGGCGGGAGCCGTCGCGGCCCTGGACTTCCAGGTGAAATGGCTGATCCCGATCGTGTGGGCGGCCGTCGCCCTCGGCTTCGCGCTGCTCGGGCCCCGCGAGGTCTTCCGCAGGCCCGCCTGGTGGATCGGCTCCGGACTGCTCGCCGTCTCGACCGTCCCGGCCGCGCTCTGGCAGCACGCCAACGACTGGCCGCAACTGGCGATGGGCGCGATCATCCGCGACGAACAGCTGGCCGCGGGTGCCATGACCACCATGCCGTGGCAGGTCGTCCTGCTCACCGGCCCGATCGGCGTGCTGCTCCTGGCCGGACTGTGGGCCGGATTCCGGTCACCGCGAATCGAGCCCTACCGATTCCTGATCCCGGTGGTCGCTCTCGGGATGGCGGGAGTCATCGGCAGCGGACTGCGGCCCTACTACATGGTTTCCGCGTTTCCCGGCCTGCTCGCCGCGGGGACGGTCTATCTCGCCGATGTCCGCGTACCGCGGCGGGTGCGGACGGCCGGGGTCGTGCTGACCGCTACCGCTACCGCCCTCTGCGTCACCGCCGTTATCGCACTCCCCCTGCCCCAGTCCGAGATGCGCCGGCCCACCGACCGATATTCCCAATTCGAGTGGCGCAGCCGCCTTTACGGGCCGAGTGGATGGAAAGAACTCGTCAAGGGCGTCGACGACGCCTACCGGCAAGTACCCACCGAGCACCTACCCGGACTCGTTCTCCTCACCCAGAACTATTGGCAGGCAGCAGCTCTCGACCACTACGGTCCCCGCCTGGGATTCCCGGCCGTCTACAGCACGAACCGCGGCTACGCCTATTTCGCTCCGCCACCGGACTCCGTGACCACGATCCTCTACGTCGGAACGGACCACCCGGAGACCGCACTCGGCCTCGATTTCGCCGAGACCGCCGAGCTCGTCCGGCTCGACGACCGGCTCGGCTACCCGGGCGTGAATCGCCATGTCTCGGTGTGGAAATGCCGCAACCCCAGCACGCCGTGGTCGGCGGCGTGGCCGGGCATGCGCCGGCTGCCGCTGATCGACGGCACCACGCGCTGA